AGTCAAGTGTTCATTTTTTcaagaataatttaaattcaaatatttattgtataaaaaattattctacaTGATAAttcacaaattaatttaatatatttatccaaccttctaaaataaattaaaatagagttcaTTTACACATTAACTTGCAAGTtaattaaaacttgaattagattCATTGAGAAATTTcgaaatgtatatttttatttgtgggAAGTTGGTTTTCGAACTCTCAATGAAAAGTGTTGTCTTACTTGGGAGAATGCTTCAATTGATGGTTGGTGTAAATACGACCTACAAGCTCACGAGAGGAGAAATGTCAATATTGTTAGAAATTTATTATGAAAAGTGTGCTTGTGCGAGATTGAACCATCAATCAAGACTTTATATGTCTTACCTTAATATATTTGGTACCACTTGAGTATCGATCGAGATGCTCCCATAAGTGGAAGATAGAACTTTTGAGTGAAACAAAACTTTCCcttcaagaattttattaataaatgattttattttattttttgattttattaataaatgattttatttgtaTGACATGTAATAGACACATATTTAAAGTAGTTGATCCACATCACGttgctttaaaataaataaaagaatgaaattaattttgaatgagtatttaaaagaattgtacgttttaaatttttattctatttaattgATAACGAATGTTTAAAATTGTGTATTTTATctgttgattgagtcttagttccaTTGACATGAGTATTGTATCCAATATAAGAGGACGTGGATTTGAATGTGCtttatcttatttataggttgggCAGGGATTATTGATAGTTATAAGTATTGTGTAAAAAAGAAGTATGATAAGAATTTATAataagattgttaaaaaaatttatatattttattttaaaaaatcattataaatttaattttaataattatattattatcttaaaaataatcGCAGGGAAATAATtctagttaattaatgatttcaaAAGCCAAGctgtaaaaaaaaagatggcacaattaaagaattatatatttGGCGCCAATGAATCCCCGGGAAAACGCCGGCGcgctcaaaatttaaaaaaaaaggcctAAATTCAGCTTTCTCCCGCCAACTTCGTCATTTATCTTTTTCATCGTgcatttctcattttatttttccattaaaaaatatatgattagCAGCACTTAGTTCTCCATTTTTCCACAGCATTAGAAATCAATTTAAGGAAATCCAATAATCCGTTAAGCAACCCAGTTTTGGTGCCAATATGGACCTATCGGATATAGCGAGAAAGCTTGGTCTCTCAGAGCACAAGTTGCTGGTCCGAAAAGCAGCGGAGCTCCGCCGCCTCTGCGATGTCCAGTTCGATTCTTCCATTATCGGTGTCGTAAGTGCTTCatcatataatcatttattACTTTAAACCCAATATAGTTCAAATGTGAATCGTTGATCTATTATTCCCCCCTTTTTCTGTTTCTGTTTGTAGGGAGAGGTTTGTAAAGCTGTAATATGCTTAGAAATTGCTGCTACAAGGTATGATGTGTTATCTATTTCTTTGAATGtatcttaaaattttggatttgggttcctttttaaaattggaattgttatgaaatttgtAGGTTTGGGGAGGTTATATTTGATCGGCAGAAAGCTGTCAAGTTAAGTGGAATGTCAGAAAAGGCTTACAATAGATCTTTCAATTCCTTGCAGAATGGTCTAAATATCAAGTGggtttctcatatttttctttatttattttctttgaattgtATGGGCTATTATTTTTTACTCAGATTTTCACTAACTTGGGGAAAAAATGGTGCTTCAGAACAAAGCTGGATATTAGGGAATTGGGGATTCAATTTGGATGTGTTAGGCTCATACCTTTTGTGAAGAAGGGCTTATCCCTGTAAGATCCTTTtccatttcatatattatatttgtttatctGATTACGTTTCCATATCTTTTACGTGTTTGGAAAAATGCCTGAATGGGTAAGTCCCAATATGATCTTTAATTGCTAGGATTGTTACAATCGACGACTCTTCATTTGATCTTTAGATGATATGTTATCTTATGCTTTTCCTTTACCATCCTTTGAACTGCTTGAGTGActtaatttatgtttatgtcAGCTACAAGGATCGGTTTTTGGTATCATTGCCTTCTTCCAGGCAGGCCAGTGCAGACTTCACCAGGCCAGTGTTTACTGCTGTGGCATTTTACTTGTGCGCTAAAAAACACAAGGTAATGTGCACTTAATTCATcctattaaatgtttttattccTCTATTTGCCTGTTTTTGACATAAATTATCTACTTCACAGCTTAAGATTGACAAGGTTAGGTTGATTGAGGTTTGTGGCACCTCTGAATCTGAGTTTTCTTGTGTAAGTAACacgttcttttattttacttccctACATGTAATCCTTTTATTGTTAACTTATAAATGTTTAATGCACTGAACATTTGCTTGGAACTTTCAATGCAGGTCTCCACCTCCATGAAAGATCTGTGTCATGATGTTTTTGGGATCTCAAGTGAGAAAAAAGATCCCAAGGAAGTGAAAGGAAACCGAGGTAGGTGTTCATTTTGACTTACCCTAGAATTGGCTGTATATAACCATGTGTATGTAAGCATTTGATGGTATCATTTGCAGTACAATTTTAGTACCATATATTGGCTTTCAATACTAGGGAATTTATTTTCTCTAAACTTTGTTTTGATGTGTCTGCAGAACTGCTAGACGTGTTacctgaaaaaagaaaatttgatgatGGTGGTTATTTATCTGATGAAGGACCAGAGGTAATACTGCATTATCTGTAATATTAGTTTACTAAATGTTGGATGAAGTAGGATTCATTGTTTTCTATATATGAATTCTTGTGTTTTGGCTTTTGTAACAGTTTCTGCAACATAATCTGTCTATTTGATTGGTTGTACTGAACAAGTGCTTGGAATAAttgtatgaaattattttttcatgatCTGAATCAATGATGAGGCTTCTGTTATATCATTCAAGAGATTAAAATCTCTAATGTCTAAGCTCTGCATGGGTTTTTCATTGGTCTTGCAGCAGCCTTTCTTGCTGATTCTAAGTCTTTGATGCTTAGTAAGGCTGGCAGTTATATTTTCTAAGAGAATTTGAAccatttgagatttaatctcaGCACTAAAAGCTACCAGAAGTTTGTGATATTGTTCTTGAAAAcaacatttgtttattttcttgtgCATCAAAATACTGTAGGGCTAACCTGAACCTCTTGCAGCTTTCAAGTTACAAGCGAgcaaagaaaatggagaaagcTGGTTATGAAGAGTGGAAATCATCTGTTCTATCATCTAACAAAAAAAGCGCAAAAGGTAATGAAAGAATTTCCTTTACACTGCAAATGAACTCAAAAGAAAACCAGCATAACTGGTCTTTTATACGTATCTCTGGGTATTTTCCTTCA
The nucleotide sequence above comes from Gossypium raimondii isolate GPD5lz chromosome 13, ASM2569854v1, whole genome shotgun sequence. Encoded proteins:
- the LOC105784199 gene encoding origin of replication complex subunit 6 isoform X2; translated protein: MDLSDIARKLGLSEHKLLVRKAAELRRLCDVQFDSSIIGVGEVCKAVICLEIAATRFGEVIFDRQKAVKLSGMSEKAYNRSFNSLQNGLNIKTKLDIRELGIQFGCVRLIPFVKKGLSLYKDRFLVSLPSSRQASADFTRPVFTAVAFYLCAKKHKLKIDKVRLIEVCGTSESEFSCVSTSMKDLCHDVFGISSEKKDPKEVKGNRELLDVLPEKRKFDDGGYLSDEGPELSSYKRAKKMEKAGYEEWKSSVLSSNKKSAKDLKYTYYV
- the LOC105784199 gene encoding origin of replication complex subunit 6 isoform X1, whose product is MDLSDIARKLGLSEHKLLVRKAAELRRLCDVQFDSSIIGVGEVCKAVICLEIAATRFGEVIFDRQKAVKLSGMSEKAYNRSFNSLQNGLNIKTKLDIRELGIQFGCVRLIPFVKKGLSLYKDRFLVSLPSSRQASADFTRPVFTAVAFYLCAKKHKLKIDKVRLIEVCGTSESEFSCVSTSMKDLCHDVFGISSEKKDPKEVKGNRELLDVLPEKRKFDDGGYLSDEGPELSSYKRAKKMEKAGYEEWKSSVLSSNKKSAKALCKRTTQTSLDFLKEVSEAKELKAA